A genome region from Jeongeupia sp. HS-3 includes the following:
- a CDS encoding transglycosylase SLT domain-containing protein: MAAPESEHPTLSQPTELSGGDYDPANPPDRLRVLVALGPSTYFFANGRPHGVEFAMLSELEKYLNRTRPKGRAPLRIQYVPVDAGALLPKLRDGEGDLAAGLIPVIAGAGHLAEFTVPYLNERWCLVQNRSKPPLTKVEDLGERAVTIPAASYGRRVMAGELASVKVVEPPLGTSTEQLFAQIQRGGDTATVASDYVLGLWSQRYPALKSQSCAAASVPVAWAVAPEHPQLLSVLNRFIASTGGKLASKAAGDTRRFLPKDARADAPDEMSSTDKLGFFAPMLQLVAAANNLDWLLLAAIGQRETKLQPMTRKGGGPTGLMQVNPNTARKMGVSNPHDTEQNVTAAARYLTYLRRLFSDRGITPTDQLYFMIASYNAGEGRVQQLRKKAKAQGLDPNVWRGNVEEVARRTVGQHLLDYVSSVNRYYLAYQAADRSADKREASKPAR, from the coding sequence GTGGCGGCCCCTGAAAGCGAGCATCCGACGCTGTCGCAGCCGACCGAGCTTTCCGGTGGTGATTACGATCCTGCCAACCCGCCGGATCGTTTGCGCGTGCTCGTCGCACTCGGGCCGTCGACGTATTTTTTCGCCAACGGCAGGCCGCACGGCGTCGAGTTCGCCATGCTTAGCGAGCTGGAGAAATACCTCAATCGCACTCGGCCCAAGGGGCGTGCGCCGCTACGCATTCAGTACGTGCCGGTCGATGCCGGCGCGCTGCTGCCCAAGCTGCGTGACGGCGAGGGTGATCTGGCCGCCGGGCTGATTCCGGTGATCGCCGGTGCAGGGCATCTGGCCGAGTTCACCGTGCCCTACCTGAACGAGCGCTGGTGTCTGGTGCAGAATCGCAGCAAGCCGCCCCTGACCAAGGTCGAGGACCTTGGCGAGCGGGCGGTGACGATTCCGGCGGCGAGCTACGGCCGACGGGTGATGGCGGGCGAGCTGGCCTCGGTCAAGGTGGTCGAGCCGCCACTGGGGACGTCGACCGAGCAGCTCTTTGCGCAGATTCAGCGCGGGGGCGATACCGCGACAGTGGCCAGCGACTATGTGCTCGGCTTGTGGAGTCAGCGCTATCCGGCGCTGAAGTCGCAGTCCTGTGCTGCCGCCAGCGTGCCGGTGGCGTGGGCGGTGGCGCCGGAGCATCCGCAGCTATTGTCGGTGCTCAATCGCTTCATCGCCTCGACCGGCGGCAAGTTGGCAAGCAAGGCGGCGGGCGACACGCGGCGATTTCTGCCCAAGGATGCACGGGCCGATGCGCCCGATGAAATGAGCTCGACCGACAAGCTCGGTTTTTTTGCGCCGATGCTGCAGCTCGTTGCCGCCGCCAATAATCTCGACTGGCTGCTGCTGGCGGCGATCGGCCAGCGCGAGACCAAGCTGCAACCGATGACCCGCAAGGGCGGTGGGCCGACCGGGCTGATGCAGGTCAATCCGAACACCGCGCGCAAGATGGGCGTGAGCAATCCGCATGATACCGAGCAGAATGTGACCGCCGCAGCGCGCTATCTGACGTATCTGCGCCGCTTGTTTTCCGATCGCGGCATTACCCCGACCGATCAGCTCTATTTCATGATTGCGTCGTATAACGCCGGGGAAGGGCGGGTGCAGCAGTTGCGGAAAAAAGCCAAGGCACAGGGGTTGGATCCCAATGTCTGGCGCGGCAACGTCGAAGAGGTGGCCCGGCGTACGGTCGGCCAGCATCTGCTCGACTACGTGTCGTCGGTGAATCGCTACTATCTGGCCTACCAGGCTGCCGATCGCAGTGCCGACAAGCGCGAAGCGAGCAAACCCGCCAGGTAG
- a CDS encoding ATP-binding cassette domain-containing protein translates to MPLLLVENASLAFGHWPLLDHATVALEPGERVGLIGRNGQGKSSLLKAVAGVIKLDDGEIRIPADVRVAYVAQEPEFADDCTVFDAVAEGLGELKQILHDYHLATHSQDHSDEAMTRLAELQHGIESRDGWRFDALISATLSHLNLPADTLVSALSGGWKKRVALARALVVEPQLLLLDEPTNHLDVSAIEWLEGLLGNFGGSVLFITHDRRFLDNVATRIIELDRGRVTSFPGNFSQYELRKADLLASEEQVNKKFDKVLAQEEVWIRKGVEARRTRNEGRVRRLEQLRRDRSARRDRVGNVSFQVDAGERSGKLVAEFEHVSKSFIDADGKEKRIVADFTTRLMRGDRIGLIGPNGAGKTTLLKLILGELEPDTGTVKRGTNLQVAYFDQFRTQLDDEASIVDVIGQGKDFVEIGGARKHVMGYLEEFLFAPERARSPVKSLSGGERNRLLLAMLFTRPANVLVLDEPTNDLDIDTLELLETLLADYPGTLFLVSHDRAFLDNVVTQTIAFEGDGVLVENVGGFADWQAVRARKAAQAAASTKAAAAESAGKQAGAERSKSRGQKLNFNEQRELDRLPADIAQLETEQADLQQAMLDPQLYSESATKAKEMQDRIEVIENLLLEKLERWETLEAKRS, encoded by the coding sequence ATGCCCTTGCTTCTCGTTGAAAACGCCTCGCTTGCCTTCGGCCATTGGCCGCTACTGGATCACGCCACCGTGGCGCTGGAGCCGGGCGAACGGGTCGGGCTGATCGGTCGCAACGGTCAGGGCAAATCCTCGTTACTCAAGGCCGTCGCCGGCGTAATCAAGCTCGATGACGGCGAAATCCGCATTCCGGCCGACGTCCGCGTCGCTTATGTCGCGCAGGAACCCGAGTTTGCCGACGATTGCACCGTATTTGACGCGGTCGCCGAAGGCCTCGGCGAGCTCAAACAGATCCTCCACGATTACCACCTCGCCACGCACTCGCAGGATCACTCCGACGAAGCCATGACCCGACTGGCCGAACTGCAGCACGGCATCGAGTCACGCGATGGCTGGCGTTTTGATGCGCTGATCTCGGCCACGCTCTCGCACCTCAACCTGCCCGCCGACACGCTGGTATCGGCACTCTCGGGCGGCTGGAAAAAACGCGTCGCGCTGGCGCGCGCACTAGTGGTCGAACCGCAACTGCTGCTGCTCGACGAGCCGACCAACCACCTTGACGTCAGTGCGATCGAATGGCTGGAAGGCCTGCTCGGCAATTTCGGCGGCAGCGTGCTGTTCATTACTCACGATCGGCGCTTCCTCGATAACGTCGCGACCCGCATCATCGAACTCGATCGCGGCCGCGTCACCAGCTTCCCGGGCAACTTCAGCCAGTACGAACTGCGCAAAGCCGATTTGCTGGCCTCGGAAGAGCAGGTCAACAAGAAGTTCGACAAGGTGCTGGCGCAAGAAGAAGTCTGGATCCGCAAGGGCGTCGAAGCGCGCCGCACGCGCAACGAAGGCCGGGTGCGCCGGCTTGAGCAATTGCGCCGCGATCGCTCGGCCCGGCGCGACCGCGTCGGCAATGTGTCCTTCCAGGTGGATGCCGGCGAACGCAGCGGCAAGCTGGTGGCCGAGTTCGAACACGTCAGCAAATCGTTCATCGATGCCGACGGCAAGGAAAAACGCATCGTCGCCGACTTCACCACCCGACTGATGCGCGGCGACCGGATCGGTCTGATTGGCCCGAACGGCGCCGGCAAGACCACCTTACTTAAACTGATTCTCGGCGAGCTTGAGCCCGACACCGGCACCGTCAAGCGCGGCACCAATCTGCAGGTTGCCTATTTCGACCAGTTCCGCACCCAACTCGATGACGAAGCGAGCATTGTCGACGTCATCGGCCAGGGCAAGGATTTCGTCGAGATTGGCGGCGCCCGCAAACACGTGATGGGCTACCTGGAAGAATTCCTGTTCGCGCCGGAACGCGCCCGCAGCCCGGTCAAATCGCTTTCCGGCGGCGAGCGCAACCGCCTGCTGCTGGCGATGCTGTTCACCCGCCCGGCCAATGTGCTGGTACTGGACGAACCGACCAACGACCTGGACATCGATACGCTCGAACTGCTGGAAACGCTGCTGGCCGACTACCCCGGCACACTGTTCCTGGTCAGCCACGATCGTGCCTTTCTGGATAACGTCGTCACCCAGACCATCGCCTTCGAGGGCGACGGCGTGCTGGTCGAGAACGTCGGTGGTTTTGCCGACTGGCAGGCAGTGCGGGCGCGCAAGGCCGCGCAGGCCGCAGCCAGCACCAAGGCTGCGGCAGCCGAATCGGCCGGCAAACAGGCAGGCGCCGAGCGCAGCAAATCGCGCGGGCAAAAACTCAATTTCAACGAGCAGCGCGAACTGGATCGGCTCCCTGCCGACATTGCGCAACTGGAAACCGAACAGGCCGATTTGCAACAGGCCATGCTCGATCCGCAGCTTTACAGCGAAAGCGCAACGAAAGCCAAGGAAATGCAGGATAGAATCGAGGTCATCGAAAACCTGCTACTCGAAAAGCTAGAGCGTTGGGAAACGCTTGAGGCCAAACGCTCCTGA
- a CDS encoding PAS domain S-box protein, with product MFYVALMFIGITMLLWVTSRDYQQALEEAERQNMSLARSLDEHATRTFVSVEQAMQNIIENLEGLGGVDKADEYLTYLLLRDKVKLAPQVRGIIAIDSRGHIQSHGLEYPTRRVDLSDRAYYGFHQQFPDLRPQIQLPVVSRTDGKWLIPVTRRINRPDNSFGGILLAGVEPNYFLEFYDSLKLPPSMRIQLLRSDGVVILNYPFDEVHIGQSVRARDPLLFEQRRLMRTSVYRQNDPATGKNELTAFHASQGELPLIVTVSIDQSAVLHKFRDNLLARAIITVTLLLVVTVLFYLLLRQLRRIEQIEGRLHLTQFTVDESPDAVLWSDRFGNIRYANRTASRIAHYSREDMLGLRFADLFPNIGEAQWHEFWGKLKQDRQLVQMTHQRDRFGQLLPVEVTLAHIEFNDEAYTCATVRDITERQNTERELRRHRDHLQDLVLERTAEIRTVLDASPLAIMLSVKNTIRLVNPAFEKLFGFSSGAIIGQPMSLIHADQTEFQEAEQQMLQKVQQGDVYRGEMALFRRDLSEFWAMLYAKALDPDDADKGVICVIEDVTAQRIAAQALRQSERLKRTIIDTTADGFILLDASGRIVEINQSFSRLLGYRREDVVGHPPHVLWGEQAARVFPADLVARIGAGNHIEEVILRASTGESLPFLVNSAAINDEHQQLEYAFAFLTHIGRLKEFERNLVEAKEAAESANVAKSAFLANMSHELRTPMHAILSFSEMGLSKTGRTEPTNLARYFERINSSGNRLLILLNDLLDMSRLEANRMQYDKSLYCLQQTVQTAVNEINPLMLGKRLDLEADEHTAPLFAVYDKTRLMQVIVNLLSNAIKFSPVGSSIVIDYLPHATLDNGQPAIGVSVRDHGPGIPVDELELIFDKFIQSSRMRTTGGTGLGLAISRQIMGDHGGKVFATNHSDGGAVFTLLLPVERSTPT from the coding sequence ATGTTTTATGTCGCACTGATGTTCATCGGCATAACGATGTTGCTTTGGGTAACGTCGCGCGATTACCAGCAAGCGCTGGAAGAGGCCGAGCGACAGAACATGTCGCTCGCCCGCTCGCTTGATGAGCATGCCACCCGGACGTTTGTCTCGGTTGAGCAGGCCATGCAGAACATCATCGAGAACCTTGAAGGTCTGGGCGGCGTCGACAAAGCCGACGAGTACCTGACCTATCTGCTGCTGCGCGACAAGGTCAAGCTGGCGCCGCAAGTGCGCGGCATCATCGCTATCGATTCGCGCGGTCACATCCAGAGCCACGGCCTTGAATACCCGACGCGCCGCGTGGATTTGTCCGATCGTGCGTATTACGGCTTCCACCAGCAATTTCCGGATCTGCGCCCGCAAATCCAGCTTCCCGTCGTCAGCCGTACCGACGGCAAATGGCTGATTCCGGTCACCCGGCGCATCAATCGCCCCGATAACAGCTTCGGCGGCATCCTGCTCGCCGGAGTCGAGCCGAATTACTTCCTCGAATTCTACGACTCACTCAAACTCCCTCCGAGCATGCGTATCCAGCTGCTGCGCTCGGATGGCGTCGTCATCCTCAACTATCCGTTCGACGAAGTACACATCGGCCAGAGCGTCCGCGCCCGCGACCCGCTGCTATTCGAGCAGCGCCGCCTGATGCGCACCAGCGTCTATCGCCAGAACGACCCGGCCACCGGCAAGAACGAGCTCACCGCTTTTCATGCCAGCCAAGGCGAACTGCCGCTGATCGTGACCGTATCGATCGACCAGAGCGCGGTGCTGCACAAATTCCGTGACAACCTGCTCGCCCGCGCCATCATCACCGTCACGCTGCTACTGGTGGTCACCGTACTGTTCTATCTGCTGCTGCGGCAGCTGCGCCGGATCGAACAAATCGAAGGCCGTTTGCATCTGACGCAATTTACCGTCGACGAATCGCCGGATGCGGTGCTGTGGAGTGATCGCTTCGGCAACATCCGCTACGCCAACCGCACCGCATCGCGGATCGCCCATTACAGCCGTGAGGACATGCTCGGCCTGCGCTTTGCCGACCTGTTCCCCAACATCGGTGAAGCGCAATGGCACGAATTTTGGGGCAAGCTGAAGCAGGATCGCCAACTGGTGCAAATGACGCACCAGCGGGATCGCTTTGGCCAGCTGCTGCCGGTCGAGGTCACGCTGGCACACATTGAATTCAACGACGAGGCCTACACCTGCGCGACGGTGCGCGACATCACCGAACGGCAGAACACCGAACGCGAGCTGCGCCGCCACCGCGATCACTTGCAGGACCTGGTGCTCGAACGCACCGCCGAAATCCGCACGGTGCTCGACGCCAGCCCGCTGGCGATCATGCTGTCGGTCAAGAACACCATTCGCCTCGTCAACCCGGCTTTTGAAAAGCTGTTCGGCTTCTCGTCCGGCGCCATCATCGGCCAGCCGATGAGCCTGATTCACGCCGACCAGACCGAGTTTCAGGAAGCCGAGCAGCAAATGCTGCAAAAAGTGCAACAGGGCGACGTGTATCGCGGCGAGATGGCGCTGTTCCGCCGTGATTTGTCCGAGTTCTGGGCCATGCTCTACGCCAAAGCGCTCGACCCCGACGACGCCGACAAGGGCGTGATCTGCGTGATCGAGGACGTCACCGCGCAACGGATTGCCGCGCAGGCACTGCGCCAGTCGGAACGTCTCAAGCGCACGATTATCGACACTACCGCCGACGGCTTCATCCTGCTCGACGCATCCGGCCGCATAGTTGAAATCAACCAGTCCTTTTCGCGCCTGCTCGGCTACCGGCGCGAGGACGTGGTCGGCCATCCACCACACGTATTGTGGGGCGAACAGGCGGCGCGCGTTTTCCCGGCCGATCTGGTCGCGCGCATTGGCGCCGGCAACCATATTGAAGAAGTCATCCTGCGCGCCTCAACCGGCGAATCGCTACCCTTCCTCGTCAACTCGGCGGCAATCAACGATGAGCACCAGCAACTGGAATACGCCTTCGCCTTCCTGACCCACATCGGCCGGCTCAAGGAGTTCGAGCGCAACCTGGTTGAAGCCAAGGAAGCGGCCGAAAGCGCCAACGTCGCCAAATCGGCCTTCCTTGCCAATATGTCGCACGAGCTGCGAACGCCAATGCACGCCATTCTGTCGTTCTCGGAAATGGGCCTATCCAAAACAGGCAGAACCGAGCCGACCAATCTGGCGCGCTATTTCGAACGGATCAACTCAAGCGGCAACCGGCTACTGATTTTGCTGAATGACCTGCTCGATATGTCCCGGCTTGAGGCCAATCGCATGCAATACGACAAGTCACTTTATTGCCTGCAACAAACCGTACAAACGGCCGTCAACGAAATCAATCCACTCATGCTCGGCAAGCGGCTTGATCTGGAGGCGGACGAACATACCGCGCCCCTGTTCGCCGTTTATGACAAGACGCGCCTGATGCAAGTCATCGTCAACCTGCTTTCGAATGCCATCAAGTTCAGTCCGGTAGGCAGCAGCATCGTCATCGATTACCTACCCCACGCCACGCTCGACAATGGCCAGCCGGCGATTGGCGTATCGGTGCGCGACCATGGCCCCGGCATCCCCGTCGACGAGCTGGAACTGATTTTCGACAAATTCATCCAGAGCAGCCGTATGCGCACGACCGGCGGCACAGGCCTGGGGCTGGCAATCAGCCGGCAGATCATGGGCGACCACGGCGGCAAGGTCTTCGCGACCAACCATAGCGATGGCGGTGCGGTTTTCACCTTGCTGCTCCCGGTCGAGCGCAGCACCCCGACCTGA
- a CDS encoding peptide chain release factor 3 yields MPTLAQQVARRRTFAIISHPDAGKTTLTEKLLLFSGAIQLAGTVKGKKGGKFATSDWMDIEKQRGISVASSVMQFDYRDHVVNLLDTPGHQDFSEDTYRVLTAVDSALMVIDAAKGVEAQTIKLLNVCRMRHTPIVTFMNKYDREVRDSLELLDEVESVLQIRCAPVTWPIGMGKTFRGVYHILNDEILLFNAGGGKADGSIEIIKGLDNPRLDELFPLEIDNTRMELELVRGASHPFNLEEFLAGTLTPVFFGSAINNFGVREILNALVDWAPAPGARDATVRSVDPTEAPFSAFVFKIQANMDPKHRDRIAFLRVCSGEFSRGMKFKHLRLGRDIAANSVVTFMAQGREQVEEAYAGDIIGLPNHGNIQIGDSFSEGEALSFTGIPYFAPELFRIVRIKNPLKLKQLQKGLQQLGEEGAVQVFKPLNGSDLILGAVGVLQFEVVASRLLNEYGVEAIFESTTIYTARWVSCDNAKKLLDFENSLGNNLARDAADSLSYLATSRVNLALTQERWPDIVFHATREHAVTL; encoded by the coding sequence ATGCCCACGCTCGCCCAGCAAGTTGCCCGTCGGCGCACTTTTGCCATCATCTCGCACCCTGACGCCGGTAAAACGACGCTGACCGAGAAACTGCTGCTGTTCTCGGGCGCAATCCAGCTCGCCGGAACCGTCAAGGGCAAGAAAGGCGGCAAGTTCGCCACCTCGGACTGGATGGACATCGAAAAGCAGCGCGGCATTTCGGTCGCCTCGTCGGTGATGCAGTTCGACTACCGCGATCACGTCGTCAACCTGCTCGACACCCCGGGCCACCAGGATTTTTCCGAAGATACCTATCGCGTACTCACGGCGGTTGACTCGGCATTGATGGTGATCGACGCCGCCAAGGGCGTGGAAGCGCAGACGATCAAGCTTTTGAACGTCTGCCGGATGCGGCATACGCCGATCGTCACCTTCATGAACAAGTACGACCGTGAAGTACGCGACAGCCTGGAACTGCTCGACGAAGTCGAATCGGTACTGCAGATCCGTTGCGCGCCGGTCACCTGGCCGATCGGCATGGGCAAGACCTTCCGCGGCGTGTACCACATCCTCAACGATGAAATCCTGCTGTTCAACGCCGGCGGCGGCAAGGCCGACGGCAGCATCGAAATCATCAAGGGGCTGGATAACCCGCGCCTGGACGAACTGTTCCCGCTGGAAATCGACAACACCCGCATGGAGCTGGAACTGGTGCGCGGCGCCAGCCATCCGTTCAATCTGGAAGAATTTCTCGCCGGCACGCTGACGCCGGTGTTCTTCGGCTCGGCGATCAACAACTTCGGCGTGCGCGAGATCCTCAATGCACTGGTCGACTGGGCGCCGGCGCCGGGTGCGCGCGATGCCACCGTGCGCAGCGTCGACCCGACCGAAGCACCATTCTCGGCCTTCGTATTCAAGATCCAGGCCAATATGGACCCGAAGCACCGCGATCGGATCGCCTTCTTGCGCGTGTGTTCGGGTGAATTCTCGCGCGGCATGAAGTTCAAGCATTTGCGACTGGGTCGCGACATCGCCGCCAACTCCGTCGTCACCTTCATGGCGCAAGGCCGCGAGCAAGTCGAAGAAGCCTACGCCGGCGACATCATCGGCCTGCCCAACCACGGCAACATCCAGATCGGCGATTCGTTCTCCGAAGGCGAAGCGCTGTCGTTCACCGGCATCCCCTACTTCGCACCGGAGCTGTTCCGCATCGTGCGGATCAAGAACCCGCTCAAGCTCAAGCAACTGCAGAAAGGCTTGCAGCAGCTCGGCGAAGAAGGCGCGGTACAGGTATTCAAGCCACTGAACGGCTCGGACCTGATTCTCGGCGCCGTTGGCGTACTGCAGTTCGAAGTGGTCGCCTCGCGCCTGCTGAACGAATACGGCGTCGAAGCGATCTTCGAATCGACGACGATCTACACCGCGCGCTGGGTCAGCTGCGACAACGCCAAGAAGCTGCTCGATTTCGAGAACAGCCTTGGCAACAACCTCGCCCGTGACGCCGCCGACAGCCTGTCTTATCTGGCCACCAGCCGCGTCAACCTCGCGCTGACGCAAGAGCGCTGGCCGGACATCGTGTTCCACGCCACGCGCGAACACGCCGTCACGCTCTAA
- the pflB gene encoding formate C-acetyltransferase, with protein sequence MNAPETNLQQNAWRGFKEGEWQKKVAVRDFIQLNYTPYEGDDSFVAGPTERTNKVWEKLSEMLAAERAAPGQVLDVAADRGTGITAFGPGYIDKNLEKIVGVQTDAPLKRAIFPNTGLRMVESSLHEIGRELDPKIEEVFSKYRKDHNSGVFDIYNPLIRACRSSGVITGLPDAYGRGRIIGDYRRVALYGIDQLIEFKKAEKAETDDFDFTEDTIRLREELSEQIRALGELKEMAAGYGFDIGKPAATAQEAIQWTYFGYLAAIKEQNGAAMSIGRISTFLDVYIERDLKEGKISEAEAQEFIDDLVIKLRIVRFLRTEEYNSLYSGDPTWVTESIGGMGKDGRTLVSKNSFRFLNTLFNLGPAPEPNLTVLWSPALPQGFKNFCAKVSIETSSIQYESDEQMRPHWGDDYAIACCVSAMEVGKQMQFFGARCNLAKAMLYAINGGVDEKSGKKVVPNFEPITSEYLDYDEVMAKYDKMLDWLAKTYVKALNAIHYMHDKYSYERIEMALHDRDILRTMACGIAGLSVAADSLSAIKFAKVKTIRNEAGIAVDFEIEGEYPAFGNNDDRVDQIAVYLTESFMNKVKSHKMYRNALPTQSILTITSNVVYGKKTGNTPDGRRAGAPFAPGANPMNGRDTSGFVAAGASVAKLPYEAALDGISWTASATPDALGHSLADRVNNLTACLDGFCNATGFHINVNVLNRDTLLDAMDHPEKYPQLTIRVSGYAVNFIKLTREQQMDVINRTFHVKC encoded by the coding sequence ATGAACGCACCGGAAACCAACCTGCAACAGAACGCTTGGCGCGGTTTTAAAGAAGGCGAGTGGCAGAAGAAAGTCGCGGTTCGCGATTTCATCCAGCTCAACTACACCCCGTATGAAGGCGACGACAGCTTTGTCGCCGGCCCGACCGAACGCACCAACAAGGTCTGGGAAAAACTCTCCGAGATGCTGGCCGCCGAACGCGCCGCACCGGGCCAGGTTCTCGACGTCGCCGCCGATCGCGGCACCGGCATCACCGCTTTCGGTCCGGGCTACATCGACAAGAATCTGGAAAAAATCGTCGGCGTTCAAACCGACGCCCCACTGAAGCGCGCCATCTTCCCGAACACCGGCCTGCGCATGGTGGAAAGCTCGCTGCACGAAATCGGCCGCGAACTCGACCCGAAGATCGAAGAAGTATTCAGCAAGTACCGCAAAGACCATAACTCCGGCGTGTTCGACATTTACAACCCGCTGATCCGCGCCTGCCGTTCGTCCGGCGTGATCACCGGCCTGCCGGATGCTTACGGCCGTGGCCGCATCATCGGCGATTATCGTCGCGTCGCCCTGTACGGCATCGATCAACTGATCGAATTCAAGAAAGCCGAAAAAGCCGAAACCGACGATTTCGACTTCACCGAAGACACCATCCGTCTGCGTGAAGAGCTGTCCGAACAGATCCGTGCGCTGGGCGAGCTGAAGGAAATGGCCGCCGGCTACGGCTTTGATATCGGCAAACCAGCCGCTACCGCGCAGGAAGCCATTCAGTGGACCTATTTCGGCTACCTCGCCGCGATCAAGGAACAGAACGGCGCAGCGATGTCGATCGGTCGCATTTCGACCTTCCTCGACGTTTACATCGAACGCGATCTGAAAGAAGGCAAAATTTCCGAGGCCGAAGCGCAAGAGTTCATTGACGACCTCGTCATCAAGCTGCGTATCGTGCGTTTCCTGCGTACCGAGGAATACAACAGCCTGTACTCGGGCGACCCGACCTGGGTAACCGAATCGATCGGCGGCATGGGCAAGGACGGCCGTACTCTGGTGTCGAAGAACAGCTTCCGCTTCCTCAACACCCTGTTCAACCTCGGCCCGGCACCGGAACCGAACCTGACCGTGCTGTGGTCGCCGGCGCTGCCGCAAGGCTTCAAGAATTTCTGCGCCAAGGTTTCGATCGAAACCAGCTCGATCCAGTACGAGTCGGACGAACAAATGCGCCCGCACTGGGGTGACGACTACGCGATCGCCTGCTGCGTCTCGGCAATGGAAGTCGGCAAGCAAATGCAGTTCTTCGGTGCCCGCTGCAACCTGGCCAAGGCCATGCTGTACGCGATCAACGGCGGCGTCGACGAAAAGAGCGGCAAGAAGGTCGTGCCGAACTTCGAGCCGATCACGTCGGAATACCTCGACTACGACGAAGTCATGGCCAAGTACGACAAGATGCTCGACTGGCTGGCCAAGACCTACGTCAAGGCGCTGAACGCGATCCACTACATGCACGACAAGTACTCGTACGAGCGGATCGAAATGGCGCTGCACGATCGCGACATCCTGCGCACCATGGCCTGCGGTATCGCCGGTCTGTCGGTCGCGGCTGACTCGCTGTCGGCGATCAAGTTCGCCAAGGTCAAGACCATCCGCAACGAAGCCGGCATTGCCGTCGACTTCGAGATCGAGGGCGAATACCCGGCATTCGGCAACAACGATGACCGCGTGGACCAAATCGCCGTGTACCTGACCGAATCGTTCATGAACAAGGTCAAGAGCCACAAGATGTACCGCAATGCGCTGCCGACCCAGTCGATCCTGACCATCACCTCGAACGTCGTGTACGGCAAGAAGACCGGTAACACCCCGGACGGCCGTCGCGCTGGTGCTCCGTTTGCACCGGGTGCAAACCCGATGAACGGCCGTGACACCTCGGGCTTCGTCGCCGCAGGTGCCTCGGTTGCCAAGCTGCCGTATGAAGCCGCACTGGACGGCATTTCGTGGACGGCTTCGGCCACCCCGGATGCACTGGGTCACTCGCTGGCCGATCGCGTCAACAACCTGACCGCTTGCCTGGACGGCTTCTGCAATGCAACGGGCTTCCATATCAACGTCAACGTGCTCAATCGCGACACGCTGCTCGATGCGATGGATCACCCGGAAAAGTATCCGCAACTGACGATCCGTGTGTCCGGTTACGCGGTCAACTTCATCAAGCTGACCCGCGAACAGCAAATGGACGTGATCAATCGCACTTTCCACGTGAAGTGCTGA
- the pflA gene encoding pyruvate formate-lyase-activating protein: protein MTIDIVEVKKPPGEIVSAMVDDQGRMCGFIHSFETGAAVDGPGMRFVAFVSGCQFKCLYCHNPDTWKLHNGKLWTVDDVVAEIGKYAAFLKMTGGVTISGGEPLMQAHFVGEIFYRVKKEFGLHTALDTQGFLAEHLEDSWFDNVDLVLLDIKQFNPERYERLTSKPLQPTLDFAHRLQRLGKKMWLRYVLVPGYSDDFDDVEGLADFVKSLGEIVERVEVLPFHKMGEHKWEELGLKYELTSVEPPSTELTERVREQFRARGLNTY from the coding sequence ATGACCATCGATATCGTAGAAGTAAAAAAACCGCCCGGCGAAATCGTCTCCGCCATGGTCGACGATCAGGGACGGATGTGCGGCTTCATTCATTCGTTCGAAACCGGCGCCGCGGTTGATGGCCCCGGCATGCGGTTTGTGGCTTTTGTCTCGGGCTGTCAGTTCAAGTGCCTGTATTGCCACAATCCGGACACCTGGAAACTGCACAACGGCAAACTGTGGACCGTTGACGACGTCGTCGCCGAAATCGGCAAGTACGCCGCTTTCCTGAAAATGACCGGCGGTGTGACCATCTCCGGCGGCGAACCGCTGATGCAGGCCCATTTCGTCGGTGAGATTTTCTACCGGGTCAAAAAGGAATTCGGCCTGCATACCGCGCTGGACACTCAGGGTTTCCTCGCGGAGCATCTTGAAGACAGCTGGTTTGATAATGTCGATCTGGTGCTGCTCGACATCAAGCAGTTCAATCCGGAACGCTACGAACGGCTGACCAGCAAACCACTCCAGCCCACACTCGACTTTGCTCACCGCCTGCAAAGACTGGGCAAGAAGATGTGGCTGCGCTATGTGCTGGTTCCTGGCTACTCGGATGATTTTGACGACGTCGAAGGCCTGGCCGACTTCGTCAAATCACTCGGTGAGATTGTCGAGCGCGTCGAAGTGCTGCCCTTCCACAAGATGGGCGAGCACAAGTGGGAAGAGCTGGGCTTGAAATACGAGCTCACCAGCGTCGAACCACCGAGCACCGAGCTGACCGAGCGGGTACGCGAGCAGTTCCGTGCCCGCGGACTGAACACCTACTGA